The stretch of DNA ATCCGTTACCGTTCACCCGGAAGACGAGGAAGCTTATCAGATGTGGCGTGACCTTGTCGGTCTTCCAGAGGAGCGGATCATCCGCACGGAAGAGAACTTCTGGGATATCGGCGAAGGTCCAAGTGGTCCCAATTCGGAGATTTTCTATGACCGCGGCGAAGAATATGGCAATGATCCATCTGATCCCGAGCTTTACCCAGGCGGTGAAAACGAGCGTTATCTGGAAATATGGAACCTTGTTTTCAGTCAATTCAACCATAACCCGGATCACACGTACACACCGCTTCCAAAACAGAACATCGATACCGGTATGGGCCTGGAGAGGATGGTATGTGTCATCCAGGATACAAAAACGAATTTCGAAACAGACTTATTCATGCCGATCATCGAGAAAACGTCAGAATTTGCAAAAGTCAAATATGGCCATACCCCTGCAGATGATACGGCGTTCAAGGTCATTGCCGATCATATCCGTACTGTTTCCTTTGCAATCAGTGATGGTGCGCTTCCTTCCAACGAAGGCCGCGGCTATGTACTGCGCCGCTTGATCCGCCGGGCGGTGCGCTATGCGAAGAATATCGGAATAGAGAAACCGTTCATGAAGGAACTTGTCCCTGTCGTTGGTGACATCATGGATGCTTTCTATCCGCAAATCCTGGAAAAACGCGAATTCATCGAAACTGTCATCCAGACAGAGGAAGAAAGATTCCATGAAACACTTGCTGATGGTTTGAACATCCTCAATCGTATCGTCGCGGAAGAAAAGGAGAAGGGAAGCAACGTCTTCCCTGGCACAGAAGTATTCCGTCTGTATGACACATATGGCTTCCCGAAAGAATTGACGGAGGAATATGTCAGTGAAGAGGGCTTCACTATCGATGAAGCCGGTTTTGAAGAAGAGATGAAACAGCAGCGGGAACGTGCCCGTGAAGCTCGTCAGAAAGTGAACAGCATGCATGTACAGGACAGTGTCCTGCAGGAAGTGGAAGCCGAAAGCACATTTATCGGTTATGACCGTACGGAAACAGATGCAGCCATTTTGGCCATCGTCAAGGACAAGCAGCTGGCTGACGTGGCAATGGAGGGTGATGAAATCTTCTTCATCCTGGAAGAAACGCCATTTTATGCTGAAAGCGGCGGGCAGGTAGCCGATGAAGGCTGGGTGACGACAGAAACAGCGACCGTATTCGTACAAGCTGTCAAAAAAGCACCGAAAGGGCAGAACCTTCACCAAGGTGTCGTAAAGCAAGGCCAGATCAAAGTAAAGGAAATCGTCCATGCGAAAGTCGATACAAGCAGACGTCAGCATATCGTCAAAAACCATACAGCGACGCATCTGCTGCATCAGGCTTTGAAGGATGTATTAGGTACACATGTCAACCAGGCTGGTTCCCTGGTCGCTCCTGACCGTCTTCGATTCGATTTCTCCCACTTCCATGCAGTGACGAAAGAAGAATTGGAAAAAATCGAGGAGATCGTCAATGAAAAAATCTGGGATGAGCTTGCTGTCAGCACATCCTACCAAAGCTTGAGTGACGCAAAGGAAATGGGCGCGATGGCGCTGTTCGGTGAAAAATACGGCGATGTCGTCCGCGTTGTCCAAATCGGTGATTACAGCCTTGAGCTTTGCGGAGGGGTGCATGTACGCAACACTTCCCAAATCGGTCTGTTCAAGATTGTTTCCGAAAGCGGCATAGGTGCAGGAACACGCCGTATCGAAGCAGTGACTTCCAAGGAAGCATATCGATTCACGATGCAGCAGCAGCATATCCTTTCTGAAGCTGCGGCAGAACTGAAAACAGCAAACGATCAAGTACCTTCCCGAATCGAGGCGGTATTTGCCGAACTGAAGGAAGTACAGCGGGAGCGTGACAGCCTGCGCGGCAAACTGTCCCAGCTGGAAGCAGGCAATATCCTTGATAAAGTGAAAGAAGTGAAAGGTGTCAACGTGCTGGCAGAGCAAGTGGACGCAGCCGATATGAATCAGCTCCGCGACATGGTCGATGATCTGAAGCAGAAACTTGAAAGCGGCGTTATCCTGCTTGCTGCAACGGCTGAAGGCAAGGTGCAGCTGGCAGCCGGCGTATCCAAGGATCTGATCGGACGCGGCCTTCATGCGGGCAACCTGATCAAAGAAACAGCAAAACGCTGTGGAGGCGGCGGGGGCGGCCGTCCGGATATGGCCCAGGCTGGCGGTAAGAATCCGGAGCAGGTGCCACAAGCTCTTGCATATGCAGCCGTATATGTCGAAGAACAACTTTGATTTTCCAAATCCGACAGAAAAGTATATACTGTAAAAAAAGACTGGCAATAAAAGCGAGGTGGCTGCTTTGAGTTCGATGGATAAAACAATGAAATTCAACTTCCCTGAGGAACCGATGGACGAGAATGTCCGAGAAGTGCTGATGTCCGTGTTTGAAGCATTGCGGGAAAAAGGATACAATCCTATCAATCAGATCGTGGGCTATCTGCTGTCCGGGGATCCGGCTTATATTCCCCGGCACAAAGATGCCAGGAATCTTATCCGCCGCATGGAGCGGGATGAGATCGTGGAACAACTGGTAAAATTTTATTTGGAACATAACCATCATGACTGACATACTAAAAACGATCGGACTGGATGTCGGCTCCAAAACGATCGGCGTGGCGATCAGCGATGGACTGGGCTGGACTGCCCAGGGCCTGACAACGATCCATTGGAATGAACCGGATTATGGAACAGCCAGGAATGAATTGCAGCAAATCATTCAGCAGCATGAAGTCGGAAGGGCTGTCATTGGCATGCCGAAGAACATGAATGGTACAATCGGTCCAAGGGGAGAAGCATCACAGGCTTTTTCCCATTGGATCAAAGAAGAGTTCGCTATTGAAACGGTGCTCTGGGACGAGCGTATGACAACGATGGCAGCTGAACGTGTGCTGCTTGAAGCGGATCTCAGCCGGAAGAAACGCAAGAAAGTAATCGATAAGATGGCAGCAGTCATGATCCTGCAAGGCTATCTGGATTCGAAACAATAAGGAGTGTAGCCGTATGGCATTGGAAGAAAAAGAACGTATCATCATCCCGGATGAAAATGGGGAGGAGCATTTATTCGAGGTTTTGTTCAACTTTGACGTCGATGAAACCGGAAACTCCTATATCGCAGTCGTCCCTGCGGAACAAGCTGATGCAGATGACGAAGTAGAGGTGTTTGCTTTCCGTTATGAAGAGAAAGGCGACGACAAGGACCTGACATTGTTCCAGATCGATACAGAGGAAGAATGGGAAATGGTCGAAGAAATGCTGAATACACTAACTGATGAGGAAGACGGCATCTAATCTTGGAATAGGCAGTCCTCTCTTTCCGATAAGGCAGAGAGGATTTTTTCTTGCAGCTTTATCCGCATAATTTGTCGTGCGGGTGGTGAGCCCCCTGACGTTTATTGTATAATAGGGCGGATAAAGGAGGAAAGATAGCTTGACTGCCTCGAATGATGATCTTTTTCAACAGAATCGGGACAGAAGAATGGAGGAAGCAAGCGTCGTGCGGAAAATAGTATTGATGATCATATCCGTAATAATCGTACTTCTATTGATTGGTGCACTCGGGACCTTTATCTACGTTAATGCCAGTATGAAAGCTGTCGATTCAGACAATGATACAACACAGGTTGTCGAAGTTCCCATGGGAGCTACTGCTTCCTCGATCGGTCAATCCTTGGAGGAGCAGGGTCTGATTAAGAATGCCTTCATTTTCAGGCTGTATGTGAAGTTTTCCGGTGAGGCCAACTTCCGCGCGGGGAATTATGAGCTCTCCCCATCCATGTCCATGCAGCAGGTCGTCGATGAACTGAACGACCCAGAGGCGGGGAATACCCCGTCTGCATCTGCTGCTGTTCCTGAAGGATCTGATATCGAGGAAATAAGCGTCATCCTTTCTGAGTCATTGGGCATAGATAAGCAGGCTTTCCTGGATAAGATGAAAGATAAGGCCTATATCAAACAATTGATCAGTGAATATCCGGATATCCTGACGGAGGATATCCTGAATGAAGATATACGTTATCCGCTTGAAGGCTACTTATTTGCGGCTACTTATAACTTTACATCCAAGGATGATATTACGATCGATAAGGTGGTCCATATGATGCTGGACAAGTCACAGCAGATCATCACACCTTATTTGGATGGATTCAAGCAGAAGGACTTGACTGTGAACGAGGCACTCACATTCGCTTCACTTGTCGAGAATGAAGCGAGGAATGAGGATGAACGCAAGATGATTGCGGGCATTTTCTATAACCGTCTGGAAGAGGATATGAAACTGCAGACAGATCCAACTGTGCTTTATGCATTGGGAGAGCATAAGCCGCGGGTGTATTACAAGGACTTGGAAGTGGATTCCCCTTACAATACATACAGAATAAAAGGACTTCCTGTCGGTCCGATCAGCAACTTCTCAGAGGATGCACTTGAAGCAGTCGTGAATCCGGAGAATTCGGATTACTTGTATTTCCTGGCCGGGGATGATGGAGAAATCTATTATGCGCGGACCTTCGACGAGCATGAAGAACTGATCGAAAAACATATGCATTTGGATGAGTAAGCAGGTAAAGTGAGGAAATGATATGTTACAAGCAATAATGGATTACTTGGAGGAGCATGTGGAGCCTTCACCGGAATGGGCCAGAAAATTGGAAGAGCTTGCTGCAGGGGATCGTGTCCCGATCATGGAGCCGCTCGGCATCCAATTTTTGATGCAGATTATCCGGCTCCATCAGCCGGCCAAGATTTTGGAAATCGGTACGGCAATCGGATATTCCGCCCTTATGATGCGCCATGCGAAATCCGGCGTGCGCATCGTGACTGTCGAGCGGGATGAAATCCGTTATGAACAAGCGATCACACATATCCGGGAACAAGGTGCCCAGGAGGATATCCTGGTTCTAAAAGGCGATGCATTCGATTTGGAAGAGACGATCCGAGCGCATGCTCCTTATGATTTCGTTTTTATCGATGCAGCAAAAGGGCAATACCAGCGTTTCTTCGAGGCATATAGTGAGATGCTGAGTGAGCGCGGGGTGATCGTCAGTGATAATGTCTTATTCAAAGGCTATGTAGCGGATGACAGCGATGCAACACCGCGCAAAGCAAATATTGCAAAGAAGATTCGTAAATATAACGAATGGTTATTCGGGCATGAAGCTTTCCATACTACTATTTTGCCAGTGGGTGATGGAGTAGCCATCAGTGTGAAGAAATGAATGAGGAAGCAGGAAGAGGAGCAGAAATAATGGCAAAGAAACCTATCATTATCGGTGTTGCAGGAGGATCGGGTTCAGGAAAGACTTCTGTCACAAGATCCATCTACAAACGGTTTACGGACAAGACGATCCTGGTAATCGAACAAGATTCCTATTATAAGGATCAATCCCATCTTCCGTTCGAGAAGCGTCTGAACACAAACTATGATCATCCTTTTGCATTTGATAATGAGCTGCTGATGCAGCATTTGCAGCAACTTGGAGAACAAAAACCAATCGAGAAACCGATTTATGATTATAAAATCCATACACGTTCCGAAGAAACGATACCAGTGGAGCCGAAGGATGTCATCATCCTGGAAGGCATCCTTATCTTGGAGGATGAACGGCTGCGGGATATGATGGATATCAAAGTATTCGTCGATACCGATGCCGATCTTCGCATCATCCGCCGGCTGCTGCGGGATATCAAGGAACGGGGCCGTACGATTGATTCTGTCATCGAACAGTATGTGAATGTCGTCCGTCCGATGCATCTGCAATTCATCGAGCCAACGAAGCGATATGCAGATATCATCATACCGGAGGGCGGCGAAAACCATGTAGCCATCGATTTGATGGCTGCAAAAATCGAGACGATCCTTTCTGGCCGCACGACATGACTTGTACAGATAAGTATTGAATTTTCGGCGGGAATCTGCCATAGTATGGAATATGCATGAAAACGCTATAGAAGCAAGGCAAAGGGAAAGAATCTTTTAGAGCTCAAGGGGTGGTTGAATTGGCTACAGAAAAACAATATTACATGACTAAAGAAGGTTTGACGAAGCTTGAAGAGGAATTGGAATATCTGAAGACAACTCGTCGCCAGGAAGTCGTCGAGCGCATCAAGATTGCTCGCGGCTTTGGTGACCTGTCGGAGAACTCCGAATATGATGCGGCGAAAGACGAACAGGCTTTCGTCGAATCCAAAATCGCTACAACGGAAAATATGATCCGAAATGCTGTCATCATTGAAAGTGATACAGATAATCCAGATATGGTAGGCATGGGTAAAACGGTTACCTTCATCGAACTGCCGGATGGTGAAGAAGAGAGCTATACAATCGTTGGAAGCGCGGAAGCAGATCCGTTTGAAGGTAAAATTTCAAACGATTCCCCGATTGCCAAGAGCTTGATCGGACATGAAGTCGGCGAAGAAGTGACTGTCACGACTCCAGGCGGAGATATTCAGGTCAAAATTACCAAAGTGGAATAGACATAAAACAAAAGCTGCTTCCGAATTATATGGAAGCAGCTTGTTTTATTGAAACTGAATGACTAACTTGTTCGGAAGATTTCTCAAAAGGAAAAAAGGGTATGAGCTTTTGCAGGATAAAACTTTCTTTGTCGAGTGCAAGCAGAAAAGAAAAGACGACTTGTTCCTTCACACTGGTAAAAGACAGACAGCATCCTTCCGGTAAGAAGATAGAGAAGATCTCGGCTTCCTTATCGTAGCCGACATACTCGAACGATTCGTGGCCCCAAAGGTTCGTATCCATTCTTGTCACTTTCATCATGCTTATCTTCCTCTCCTTCCACAGGAACCATGATGACTGACGATGCAGTTACACCTGCTTTTATTGTTTATATAGTTAGATATATATGCACAGAATCCTTCCGCTATGTCAAAATTAGATTTGCTTCAACAAAATCATCAAATGAAAACAGCTTATGATATGACTTTGGCTTCGCACTAGTTCATAGTATAATAGAGAACAATGAGGAGGGAAGAAGCATGGCGAATGATAATCAGGATTATTCCAGATTGAATAATAGAAACAAACGCAGAAAACCCAGGAAGTGGCTGAGTGTCGTCCTGGCAATCGCGGGTGTCGCTTTGGTCGTCGTGCTGCTCGCAGCAGTTTTGAACGATAAGCCGACAATGGATGACCAGGCCAATGCCAATGACGAACAAAGCAATAAAACCATTGCAGAACAACTTCAAGGCAGCGATGATTCCAGCAGTGAAGAAAAAGATACAGAACAAAGTGACAAAGAGAAGCAGGATAAGGAAAAAGAGAAAAAAGAAAAACAAGAGGCTGAGCCATCAGATGATAATGTAAAGGAAGCGTACACGAAGGATTGGGATCCAGTGGGCACGGAGCAGTCCGGAACGCATACGACAACCTTCGAGAAAGGCACGCAGGACTGGAATGAGCTGATGCAGGCTGTCGGTGGCGCTGTAGGGCTGGATCCAGCATCCATGACGGTATGGTGGGTCGAGAATAACGGCAATGGAGGCAATGATGTAATTGCGACGGTCTCCGCCCCTGATTCAGAAGAGACATTCCGCGTATTCGCAAGCTGGGTCGATGGAGAAGGCTGGCAGGCGAAAAAAGTGGAAGTGCTAAAAGAAAACGATAAGAATTAAAGGAGCAGACAGAATGACAATCGGCATTATTGGAGCAATGGATGAAGAAGTAGCATTACTGAAAGAAACGATGGCAGACAAAAAGGAAATTATCGCAGCAGGATATGAAATCATAGAAGGCACATTATCCGATAAGCAGGTTGTCCTCTTAAAATCAGGTATTGGCAAGGTGAATGCCGCGCTTGCTGCCGCGATGCTGATCGAGCGTTACGCACCGAAAGCCATTATCAATACTGGTTCAGCCGGAGGATTTGCAGAGAATCTGGAAGTCGGGGATGTGGTCATATCGGATTCTGTCGTGCATCATGATGTTGACGTGACAGCATTTGATTATGCTTACGGACAAGTACCGCAGATGCCGCCCGCTTACCAGGCGGACGGCGAGCTGATTCAGCTTGCCAAGGATGTAATCGATCAATTCCCGGACACGAAAGCAGAAATCGGTCTTATTGCAACAGGTGACAGTTTCATGTCTGATCCGGAGCGTGTTGCTTTTGTCAGGGAGAAGTTCCCTGCCATGCTAGCAGCAGAGATGGAGGCAGCGGCAGTGGCTCAGGTTGCCTACCACTATGGGACTCCTTTCGTCATC from Terribacillus sp. FSL K6-0262 encodes:
- the greA gene encoding transcription elongation factor GreA, with protein sequence MATEKQYYMTKEGLTKLEEELEYLKTTRRQEVVERIKIARGFGDLSENSEYDAAKDEQAFVESKIATTENMIRNAVIIESDTDNPDMVGMGKTVTFIELPDGEEESYTIVGSAEADPFEGKISNDSPIAKSLIGHEVGEEVTVTTPGGDIQVKITKVE
- a CDS encoding O-methyltransferase; its protein translation is MLQAIMDYLEEHVEPSPEWARKLEELAAGDRVPIMEPLGIQFLMQIIRLHQPAKILEIGTAIGYSALMMRHAKSGVRIVTVERDEIRYEQAITHIREQGAQEDILVLKGDAFDLEETIRAHAPYDFVFIDAAKGQYQRFFEAYSEMLSERGVIVSDNVLFKGYVADDSDATPRKANIAKKIRKYNEWLFGHEAFHTTILPVGDGVAISVKK
- the mltG gene encoding endolytic transglycosylase MltG — protein: MTASNDDLFQQNRDRRMEEASVVRKIVLMIISVIIVLLLIGALGTFIYVNASMKAVDSDNDTTQVVEVPMGATASSIGQSLEEQGLIKNAFIFRLYVKFSGEANFRAGNYELSPSMSMQQVVDELNDPEAGNTPSASAAVPEGSDIEEISVILSESLGIDKQAFLDKMKDKAYIKQLISEYPDILTEDILNEDIRYPLEGYLFAATYNFTSKDDITIDKVVHMMLDKSQQIITPYLDGFKQKDLTVNEALTFASLVENEARNEDERKMIAGIFYNRLEEDMKLQTDPTVLYALGEHKPRVYYKDLEVDSPYNTYRIKGLPVGPISNFSEDALEAVVNPENSDYLYFLAGDDGEIYYARTFDEHEELIEKHMHLDE
- a CDS encoding YrrS family protein, whose amino-acid sequence is MANDNQDYSRLNNRNKRRKPRKWLSVVLAIAGVALVVVLLAAVLNDKPTMDDQANANDEQSNKTIAEQLQGSDDSSSEEKDTEQSDKEKQDKEKEKKEKQEAEPSDDNVKEAYTKDWDPVGTEQSGTHTTTFEKGTQDWNELMQAVGGAVGLDPASMTVWWVENNGNGGNDVIATVSAPDSEETFRVFASWVDGEGWQAKKVEVLKENDKN
- the alaS gene encoding alanine--tRNA ligase, with product MEKLTSAEVRQKFLDFFKEKGHSIEPSASLVPVDDPSLLWINSGVATLKKYFDGRVVPENPRIVNAQKSIRTNDIENVGFTARHHTFFEMLGNFSIGDYFKKEAILWAWEFLTDKKWIGFDPERLSVTVHPEDEEAYQMWRDLVGLPEERIIRTEENFWDIGEGPSGPNSEIFYDRGEEYGNDPSDPELYPGGENERYLEIWNLVFSQFNHNPDHTYTPLPKQNIDTGMGLERMVCVIQDTKTNFETDLFMPIIEKTSEFAKVKYGHTPADDTAFKVIADHIRTVSFAISDGALPSNEGRGYVLRRLIRRAVRYAKNIGIEKPFMKELVPVVGDIMDAFYPQILEKREFIETVIQTEEERFHETLADGLNILNRIVAEEKEKGSNVFPGTEVFRLYDTYGFPKELTEEYVSEEGFTIDEAGFEEEMKQQRERAREARQKVNSMHVQDSVLQEVEAESTFIGYDRTETDAAILAIVKDKQLADVAMEGDEIFFILEETPFYAESGGQVADEGWVTTETATVFVQAVKKAPKGQNLHQGVVKQGQIKVKEIVHAKVDTSRRQHIVKNHTATHLLHQALKDVLGTHVNQAGSLVAPDRLRFDFSHFHAVTKEELEKIEEIVNEKIWDELAVSTSYQSLSDAKEMGAMALFGEKYGDVVRVVQIGDYSLELCGGVHVRNTSQIGLFKIVSESGIGAGTRRIEAVTSKEAYRFTMQQQHILSEAAAELKTANDQVPSRIEAVFAELKEVQRERDSLRGKLSQLEAGNILDKVKEVKGVNVLAEQVDAADMNQLRDMVDDLKQKLESGVILLAATAEGKVQLAAGVSKDLIGRGLHAGNLIKETAKRCGGGGGGRPDMAQAGGKNPEQVPQALAYAAVYVEEQL
- the ruvX gene encoding Holliday junction resolvase RuvX, translated to MTDILKTIGLDVGSKTIGVAISDGLGWTAQGLTTIHWNEPDYGTARNELQQIIQQHEVGRAVIGMPKNMNGTIGPRGEASQAFSHWIKEEFAIETVLWDERMTTMAAERVLLEADLSRKKRKKVIDKMAAVMILQGYLDSKQ
- a CDS encoding DUF1292 domain-containing protein encodes the protein MALEEKERIIIPDENGEEHLFEVLFNFDVDETGNSYIAVVPAEQADADDEVEVFAFRYEEKGDDKDLTLFQIDTEEEWEMVEEMLNTLTDEEDGI
- a CDS encoding IreB family regulatory phosphoprotein gives rise to the protein MSSMDKTMKFNFPEEPMDENVREVLMSVFEALREKGYNPINQIVGYLLSGDPAYIPRHKDARNLIRRMERDEIVEQLVKFYLEHNHHD
- the mtnN gene encoding 5'-methylthioadenosine/S-adenosylhomocysteine nucleosidase, producing the protein MTIGIIGAMDEEVALLKETMADKKEIIAAGYEIIEGTLSDKQVVLLKSGIGKVNAALAAAMLIERYAPKAIINTGSAGGFAENLEVGDVVISDSVVHHDVDVTAFDYAYGQVPQMPPAYQADGELIQLAKDVIDQFPDTKAEIGLIATGDSFMSDPERVAFVREKFPAMLAAEMEAAAVAQVAYHYGTPFVIVRALSDIAGKESPVSFDAFLDQAARNAATMIMKMVERY
- the udk gene encoding uridine kinase encodes the protein MAKKPIIIGVAGGSGSGKTSVTRSIYKRFTDKTILVIEQDSYYKDQSHLPFEKRLNTNYDHPFAFDNELLMQHLQQLGEQKPIEKPIYDYKIHTRSEETIPVEPKDVIILEGILILEDERLRDMMDIKVFVDTDADLRIIRRLLRDIKERGRTIDSVIEQYVNVVRPMHLQFIEPTKRYADIIIPEGGENHVAIDLMAAKIETILSGRTT